ttttattactttttattattatttcatttttattaaaatatttcatttttaaaatttttaattatCTTATTAAAAATCATTAATTCCTTAtcatttattacattttcttttacatttctttttttaatacattattttacattttcatattattattattacatattttaaaattattttaattatctttttaaattaaaattattaaaaattattattttttaaatttttatttttaaaattattattaaaattattattaaaaattttcttattattattattatcattattattcttaattttttaatttttattatatcttattaaaattttcattattattattattaattttattaccaaattatttttttttattttatttttacattattatttttattaaattttattaccctatctttttatttttttatcaattttcccTTTTATTATTAAAATTTTTATTAATTATATCTTATTttaaaaattattattttaatttttttcctcccgttccctagcctaacctaccctGCTATAAGCCTACCATAGCCTGGCCTAACTTAGCCTAGTAAAGTCTaatctagcctaacctagccaaacTTAAGCTAACCTGTCTTAACTTAATCAACTCTAGTCTAACTTGGCCCAGTCTAACCATACCTAATCAAGCCTCGTTTGACTTAGcctagcataacctaacctaacctattcctAACTTCCATTTACCACCTGGCAatcgccaggaggaggaggaggagagaggagaggcgaggagagagagagagagagaccagttaGTTGCAGCGCCGATCTGAGGGACGTCTCAATTGAAGGGTCTTATGACCCGCGGGAGGTGCAGCCACTTCTGAGGCCACTGTAGAGAGGAAGACGTGACCAAGGGAGGAGCTCACAAGACCCTTGGGCCAGCTTTACCCACCCTCAGGTATCCTATTCCCCCTCCTAACACTGCAGCTTCACCCTGGCGCGTAATGAGCTGTAAGGGAGGCGTTCCTCACCAGATTGATTGTCTCTCTCGTCAAAGCGAAACACACGACGTCCCTTGTTTTAGCGTGAGATGTACAAGAAACGCAGGTAGATTCGGGGCGGGAGTAAGCAACCCCCGCAACACAATGCGATGATTTCTGTCCAGCGGTCACCGCAATACAGGGCGATTTCTACCCAAGCAGTAGCTGCAACATGCTATTTGTTTCCAACACTTACTGCAACGCAAGCGTTGTTCAGAGTCAACGCGACGCGCCCTTATTGTTCTCAGTTTTCACTGCAACACACGCTAAGTATTCCACGCTACTGCATCatagccttgtatttttcatTGCCTTGTGGCAAAAGATCTCGTCAGTCTActactcttcttttctctctttcaagttCTCGTgaataagtactctctctctctctctctctctctctctctctctctctctctctctctctctctctctctctctctctctctctctctctctctctctctcattcgaatGAGAGCGAAGGATGTACGCTGAATCACAGCCCGCGTCAGTCACTTCCactttaaaaaaacaaaatagcAGCGACCCTGTTCTCACACCTACTCGTCTTACACATGACATATGATCCAAACCTCCGATTGTATTGGCTATTGTATGCGATCTGGATTATGTAGGATGATATTCCAGGCTTACGTGAAAGGTCAGAATAGAATCCTTGTCGACCAGATAACTGTGAGGCCTCTGGGTTATTTTGAGCGTTTCTGGTTGAGTTCAAGGTAGAATTTTAAGGCCAgttgtacatgtatataaatctTCATGGTACACACAATAGGGctatcgtatatatgtatataaatcttcATGGTACACACAATAGGGCtatcgtatatgtatataaatcttcATGGTACACACAATAGGGCtatcgtatatgtatataaatcttcATAGTATACATAGTTGTATTTCATGATGCGCCCCCCTTTCCCAGAAGCTCCTGTCgttccaaggctgcgctccttccagtagcagggaaatcatGGACCCCTTTGGTGTAAAAGGAGTTCTTCAGTGATAAAGCCGCGGTCGGAGTCCggaaatatatatttaatgtgAAATTTTGTGATTTTGTGTACGTGGgatatgtaaataaatgaatatatatatatatatatatatatatatattcatttatttacatgtCCCACGCACACAAAATCACAAAATTTCACATTAAATGCCAATGGAGACGCTAAAAGTAATCCAATTATGATGGACTTAAAGTAATCCTATTGGCAAGGATTATATTTCTGGCCTCCCATGTAAGCCTGGAATATCGTCGTGCATAATCCAATTTACCTACAATAGCCAGTCTAGTCAGACAGTTTGGTTAACGAGGTATGTTTAGAACTTATTCAATTCATATGAAAATACGTGACTAATGACATAGTTGTTACAGAttatatatagaaatatgtatatgtgtgtgtgtgtgtgttaccggattccttCTGCGAACACCGAAAGTGTGGAATCACCTTCGACGAAGTTGTATAACCTTTAGCggacgagagagaaaaagaatatatcgCATCTTGAAGACCAACTTGCCCCAAAGGAGCCCACCGTACCCTGCTTCCGCGTAGAACGCAGCCTCAGAGCTGCAAGGACGGAAACCTGCTGCCTCTTAATTCTTGTACCGTGGCTCTTAGGGGTCATTCTTCTTCATAGTTTCTTTTACCATagtaaaagaaatacttttttttcttcttctctctcaacttccaagtgtaaatatctttttttttctttttttttacaaaccatCTTTCTTCGCTGTTCGAGCCAAGTGGTCACGACAGTTGAGGAAAGTGATTTACAAAGGGGGGGGAGTGATTTACCAgaggtttttttttcattgtcatttACACTCACGTTGTCACGCTTGCTTGTGCCTCTGCTCCCAAAATCCCTTTTTAGGACACAGAAACCAGATGTTGATGTTAGCTGATGATTACGTCTAAATCTAAGCGTCAATATTGTTCTGTCTTTTAGCATCAATGATTTTTCAGTCTTTGAGCATCAATGTTTCTCTGTCTTTAAGCATCAGTATTTTCTTACCTTTGAACATCAATATTTTTCAGTCTTTGACGATCAGTATTTTCCTGTCTTTGAACAGCAGTATTTCTCTCTGAGTATCAATATTTTTCTGTCTTTGAGCAGTAGTATTTCTCTGTCTTTGAGCAGTAGTATTTCTCTGTCTTTAAGCATGAATATTTTTCTATCCTTGTGCATCAACATTTTTCTGTCTTTTGAGTATCgatatttttctatatttgtgcatcaatatttttctgtttttgagCATCAATATTTTTCCGTGTTTGAGCATCAGTATTTCTCTGTCTTTAAGCACCAAGTAATTTCCTCTCTATGAGCATTAATATTTTTGTCTTTGAGCGTCAATATTTTTCCGTCCATGAAGATCAGTATTTTTCTATTTTGAGCATCaatatttttcaatttctaaGTATCATTATTTTTCCGTCTATGAAGATCAGTATTTTTCTATCTTTGAGCAGTTATCGTTAATGATAACATTTCGTCCATAGCAAGAGCCAGAGGTAACTTCAAATCTCAATTTTTCCCCTTTCACAGGAAGGGCTCTCCACAGAGCAGCGAGAGAAGGGGGCTATCCCTCCACACAATCCAGTACCTACCACACATTTAAGACACGCAGAGGCCAAACTAGTCCGTAACCAATGGCCATCCAGGTATATCCAGCCAGTGGCCATCATACGACACTCAAAACCTTCAACAGATCGCCGAAGacctcaccataccacaccaAAACACAAGGCCAGGAACGTGTATatcagaagagaggaaagcaagattcctccccacccatctccagACAGCCAAAAGGTAGGTCATGATTAACCACATTACGCCAACCGTAATACCCAGCTTGGTGATAAACAGACACATCAAGACGAGCTAGGACACCCATGACGATGCAGCAGGCAATTAAGGAAAATCCTCCTGAAACGTCAAGGGACACATCAGGACACACTAGGACAAGTGAGAAAACACCATAGCACCTTTTAGAGACGTTAGGGCATATTAGAGTATATTACGCCATACTAGGACAAATAATGACGAAATAGAACATCCTTGGCAATACTAGGACACTTTAGAACATACTAAAATACACAACGGTATTCTAGGGCAAACTAGAACATCCTAGGAAGTAATAGGACACATTAGGACATACTAGAATATCCTAGGCAATACTAAGACACATCAGGACTCCTGGAGGTCACGACAGAAGACAGTAGGATACTGCAGGACTCAAGGGACACAACGAGGAGGGACACGCGAGGGAAGGATACACAGGAGGAACATCAGCGAGGGAGACATACGAGACCACAaggcacaccaggacacactagtgcTCATGAGGACATCCCAGGACACACAGGACTCCACCGCAGCACGGTGGTATTCACCAGGCCACGGCAGGACACCACAGGACGCATCGACGGCCACACCAGGACATATTGAGACACACCATATCTCCCCAGGACACATCAGAGTAGAGCAGGAGTCACCAAATTACGAGAGGACACACGGAGACACCAGGTCACATCAGGGCACAATTGGACACTCCCAGGGCACACCGTGACACTCACCATAACACAGTAGAGCGTAACAGGACACCTCCAAGGGAACCATGACACATAAGGTTCCCCCGAAGGCAATCTGGTGCAATTAGAACACACTAGGTTATGTCATAACATGAGAACACATCTGCAGAGACCCAAGAACATCAGTAGAACACACCAAGATCCGAAAGGATAAGAGGGGAGATCTTTCTCCATGACTGTgccacacatattcatacagacTCTATGTATTGATTGCAGGATTTCCAGGCGTATAGGAAGTTCCAGATCTACTAGATCTTTTCCAGGCTTTTTACGCCACTTCAGGCCATTTTTcaggtccatttttttttttttgtcgtcagATCTGTAAAGACAATTATTTTAGCTATAGTATTAACatctaaataaaagaaaataaaaaagtgccCTACAAGAAAAACAGATAAAGTTGACGAGAATTTGTCATGTTTATATAGACCAACTTTTCAGGCCATGAGGTTGAAATTCAGACCAAAATTAGAATTTTCAGGCCATTTTCAGATATCATAGAAAAGGGTTGGAAGAAAGATAGATATGGAAAGTAAGGGAAGGAAGAGTCGAAACATTCTGGAAACAGTAGAGtagctgcctttttttttcaaaaaaaaaaaaaagaatggtgagaggtgGGCGTTTATATATCTTCCTCCTGGAACTTTACATATTCATAGCCAAAACTTTtacgcatcttttttttttctcctcctagTTGTAATATCTTGCTGGTGGTTGCCCGAGCTTTTCATACAATTCTCAAAACTGGGTTTATCGCTGTGGTGTAGCAAGTGTTTCAATGCTTCTAATTCATCGCTGTGGTGTAGCAAGTGTTTCAATGCTTCTAATTCATCGCTGTGGCGTAGCAAGTGTTTCAATGCTTCTAATTCTTGGGTGATTCTTCGCCTTGATTCCCTATAGCCACTTTGCTTCGTTTTGAAGACTTTATTATGGTTTGGGAATACATGACATATAGTGCACTTTTTAAGAAACATCCTTCACAGAACACACTTTACgagcacattttttttctttaagcacataaacaaacacatgcttTCGAGGCACGTTTTATAATGCACACACTGTCAAAAGCACGCTTAACAAGCATGTATTTTTTAATGTATATTGCCAAAGGCTTGTACTACAAACGCATACTTCATTATAAAAGCACTACAATCCCATACTTTGTTATAAAAGCACTACAATCCCATACTTTATTTATAAGAGCACACTTTGACAAAGGCACACTTTAAAAAGCTAAAGATGTAGTTTCAGAGATTTGTCTGGAGACTGAGCTGAGAATTATCACAGTGCTCCAGTGGTGTGAAATTTACGTATACGTCTGCTTGAGGACGTTTGCCTGGTTCAATGAAGGAGTTTGATGGCTTAAACCAAAAGGGACTTTCTTGACTTCCAGGCATTTGTTAACCATTGATAAGTTTAGGGAAATCCGCCGTCCCCTCCTTATAGCACAGGGAAGGGTCCCTgttgtatctctttttttttctttaaggggaACCTCATGCATACTTGATTCCAAAAGTATCTATCCAATTCCAAGATGAATGATCGCCTACTTCATCTAATCATGAGAATCAGCCATGGACATTAGTATGGAATTAAGTcctatatacataagtatcctcATCACTTGAACCTGTATACTTGACTAATCATTTTGCAATTCAAATTCACAGTTGTGTACTGCTTAGTAGGATACAAAAACTTGCGCTAAGAAAGCAGACGTTCTTCCCATTCCCATCCCCCATCTTTTCTTGGGGACAGTGGAACATGGAGTTCAGCAGAGAGCCAAcaagactctccctccaccttcttTAAGGCAGCATTCAAGCCTGATGTGTTTATTGTGCATTTAAAGGAGTCGAGTTATGATCATGATTTTGTGATTAGGTTCTTTGTCTTCGGTTAGGCAACGTTTCCTAGAGTTGTGAGGGCTCCCATACCGGCTCTCCGTGATAAGGGGCACCTTCTGCTTTTGTTACCTCTTACACGAAAGTGATTGGAACGAATTTATTAACGTTTTACAGACTCCCGTTCCACAGGCACATACATTGGATTCCAGGGAAGGTAGACAGGTGTTATCTGATTACATCCTCCAAGATTATTATTTAGATTATTTCCTATTCAGTGTGTTTCCTTTGCTCTTAATCTCGTCTCTCAATAGTAAATTCTTCTACCTGTCTGAAGCGACGtggaattctttttcccctccttcatATCGTCTCCGTGTCTGGTTACCCTTCACTTTCCAGAACCTTTTCAAGAGCCTTGGCATCAAGCTTTCGCCTCGCCACTCGACGCTCCTCGCCTTTCTTTAGCGCACTCGACAACTCGACTGAATAATCGGTCACTCTTTGGACCACTCGCCCTCCCATTCACCCCAGGAAACTGTCCACATCTTAAAACACTTTTTATTCCAGTGTTAATAAGCCTTTACGTAATCCTCagccgttctttttttttccaggatggTGATCGTCACTGGCTCCCGTCTGGTAGAATCACCCCTCAGTGACAAATGGAAGAAAGAGGAAGCCTTTCCAGCAATCATAGGTATGGCTCCCATTTCCAGGAGGAACCCTCCCTTATTTACGGCACTGTTCGCCCTGGACTCCGGCTGCACATCGggataaacacctgatccaccacacgATCCACTACAAGCCATAACAAAGGTAGGTTGTAATACCAGCTGATCCCAAAGGAACTGAGTGAGTGAAGATAATTCCAGATGATATCCAGAGACTTATATAAGACTTATAGATGACTCTCTAGATAGACTCAGATGACCTTTAATGACTTCAGTGACTCTCTACGTACTCTGTCAATTCTTAATGACTTCATATGTCCCCAGATTGATTCAAGTGACCCCCAGATAACTTATACTGACTATGGGTGATACCAGATAACTACAAAGGACTCTACGTGACTTCAGACGATCCCATGTGTATCCAGAGAATCCCTGTGTGACGCAGAAAGATTCAAAGTGATTCCAAATTAATCCAAATGACCCTAAATTGTACCATGTGACCAACACGTTGAGCCCAACGTTAAGTCTAGATGACCCAGCGTGACCAGATATCATCCACAAGCGACAGACAGTGACCTCCAGTTGGAATGTTATGACAGTGACAAATCACTGTACTGAACCAGACGACCTGGGGCAGCACCTGACGACGCCAGGTGACACCGCGTGACTCCAGGTGATGTCAGATAATCCCAGGTGACACAAGGCAACTCCAGGTAATACCATTTATTCCCAGGTGACACAAGGCAACTCCAGGTAATACCATTTATTCCTAGGTGACACCAGGTAACTTCATGTGACACCAGGTAACTCCAGGTGACACCAGGTAACTCCAGGTGACACCAGGTAAATCCAGGTGACACCAGGTAAATCCAGGTGACACCAGGTAACTCCAGGGATCTTGACTTCTTTAGGGAAGTAGTTCGATCTTCCTCGCTCAGAAtccttattttctttgtttttctctttttattttatatGTGTTGAGATGCCACGGGTAACTAGATaccctaatgtatatatatatatatatatatatatatatatatatatatatatatatatatatatatatatatataccttctaatCCActggtaaatgaaacacgataagtttccaagtgcattctcgtgtcatgatcacatatATCCTAGTCTAGCTCGGACACCCATTTTATTGACttggggagaatgaacagctggggttgactgtgGTCCGGCTGCCGCAACAAAGATTCGAACCTGTTTAGTAGTAGACTCggccctgggcgacccgtgaatgcgtcacgtcaAAAAACGTCTACGGCTCGTCCGCTTAAATGTAGTCCTTCTCCCGGtcagtttatctatctgtctatcgatcgatcgatcgatctgactctcttccttttctctcatttctcatTCACGCCTGATAATCATTCCAGTATATGTAAATGAAACCTGTTAGTTTGTAGATGATAACCCGAGAAACAACCATTCCCTGGCTCATCATTCCCAGAGTTCCAACAGGTTAGGATTAGAAATATGGGAATCTAAACGTCCAATACTTCAGTACCATAGGATTCAGTCTTCTAGCGTCCAACAGATCAGAACCCAGCACCTCAGATTCCACCACCAGAAAGCTAGCTATCCAGGATTCAAGACCCTGAGGTCTGTCAATCCAGGTTCCAGTGCAACAGGATCTAACACGACAAGATCCATTGTTCTAAGAGCTCAACACCACCAGTGGATCCTGTATACCTAGATTCAACGGCATGTGACCCAGTCCTCGATGGTCCAGCATCTTTGGACGAATACACAGCGTTTCAGAACCCAAAATCTCCGGATCCAGCACTCCAAAATCCAGTCTCGTGATATCCGATGCGATAGGATCCAGCATTTTGAGAGATAACACGTTAGAATCCTGTCCACCAGGGCCAGCACTCCATGACGCACCATCCATAGATTCAGCACAAAAGGATTTAGAAAATTCCTAGAATCTAACAAGGAGCTAATGTGCCAAGATCGGACACCCAGGAGCCACCACTTAGGATCCACTATCCTCACCCGAAGTACATTAAATTCCATTATCATAGAATCAAACCCTCTAAGATCCTGCATCAATGGATCCAGTACTCTGGAATATGACAATTTAGGATCTGCCTTCCGGGATCCAACATTCCATGACGAAAGATCTGAATCCGCTAATCAAGGATATAATACTCGAAGGTCTTACTGAAAAGAAGACAACGCTCAAAGACCCACTTCTCACAATCTGACATCCCAGATTCCAGCACCTTGAAATCTACCATTGAAATCTACCACAAAAGGATTCAACACCCCACACTTCAAAGACTTGAGGTGTACTACCTGAAGAGCCGCTACCTTAGGATCCAAGTTGAAGGCCTGCATTCCAGGATCCAGCACCTCAGAACCTTTCTTCATTAGGTCCAGTACCATAGGGTCCAGCATCCCTTGATGTAACGTATCTGAATCAGCACCAAAGTCCAGTATCCTATGATCAGCTCTCAAGAATCGCACTTCCCAGAATCCAGTACCCCTGAATCCAACACATCCTAGGATCTAACACCCTATGATCAAACAATCCAAGTTCCAAGACCTTAGGGTCTTCGGGATCCAATACTCCAAGACCCTTTGAACTAGAATTCAAGCACTTCAGTACCCAGCATCATAAGACTGACTATCCCTTGATCTTACCCCCCCAGAATGCAGCGCCCAAAAATGTCATTATCCTGAAATCCACCTCCTTGAAACACTACACCTAAGGATCCCTTATTTCTTTATTCAGCCCCTCAGAACACAGCCCCCAAGGATTCCTTATCCTTTGATCCATTCCTCTAGAATACGACGACACCCAAAGAGTCCTCATCCTTCAAGCCATCCCCCCAGAATACATTACCCAAGAATTCCTCATCCTTTGATCCGTTCCCCCCAAAATACATTACCTCAGGATTCCTGGACCCTTTGATCCACTCCTTAGAATATGGCATCCAAGAACTCCTCATCCTTTGATCCAGTTCTCAGGGATCCAACGCTCCAGGAAACACCTCTGGATTCAACACTCTTTGATCCACCCTCCACAAGATCCAACAATACGTTGTAACGTATACATGCCATGAGAGTGATATTCAACACTATCCAGACTTGACAGCCAATAAGAATGAATCCACAAAGGATCCGAGTTatgtaagaaaaaagagaaaaaaaaaaaggaaaaaagaataatgtgTGGAATTCTAAAAATCAGACGTAGTTTTAAAGAATAAATTCCTCTTTCACATTCTGAGTCTGCAGTCAAGACCCACATGAAATGCGACAATTTTGTTCGCCTCTCGATAATACGAACGTGACagtataccagagagagagagagagagagagagacggagggagggagagagggagagtctcTTCGTCGCCTTGTCGCGGAGGATTTCAAATTTCCAGGCGAAATATTCCATGCTGGGTAAATCTTATAAAGCATCTAGGGAGGTGGCGAAGCATTGTTGTGATTTCTTCCTAATAAAAATTTTACGGAGGAATTTGTATATTCGCTTATTGAACTTGATGTCAAGGGCAAGGAACCTCAtatccaaccccctccctcaccccaaagGAACTTcatatcccccccacacaccaccacacaccaccacacacccctttccTAAGAATTCGTTTGTAAGTGCTGAATCTTTGTGAAACATTTTACACCAGATATGCACCGAAAATAAAAATTGTGATTCCTTTCTCAACAGCGGCGGCGCCCCAAAAAAAAGGTGGGAAATTCCGAAATCCTTCTTCCTCGCTCTGATGTAAAATAACAAAATGCCATTTCCACGTGGCCAGGGAAGCAGGTGGTGGATGGCGGGG
This genomic window from Panulirus ornatus isolate Po-2019 chromosome 69, ASM3632096v1, whole genome shotgun sequence contains:
- the LOC139747513 gene encoding uncharacterized protein, producing MRGGNGSRVLENRPKHHLVQVIRGRLTRRRRRRRRRRRRRRRRRTSNCGRSRLGTAGPTECLEDLPQTEGLSTEQREKGAIPPHNPVPTTHLRHAEAKLVRNQWPSRYIQPVAIIRHSKPSTDRRRPHHTTPKHKARNVYIRREESKIPPHPSPDSQKDGDRHWLPSGRITPQ